In Streptomyces sp. 1222.5, a single window of DNA contains:
- a CDS encoding ATP-grasp domain-containing protein, whose amino-acid sequence MTTETTAAGRAAEAAAPTAAAPRGERQPSLLLVGGAGGMTLSIDVALEALDQARARGLRTHVVNRNDTLDATRAVGQRADAVSAVDFTDAAGTAEWARQTARDTPFDLVFGVREMAQQAVAETAAALGVPGNPPDAVRRVRSKDACRAALTAAGFRQPAVAVCADEQQARAFLARSSGPWVVKPRDGADSAGVRKVTHADELPAALAGLPEPHRSFLVEQFVDGTEYSVEGVFLNGTPHVLAVTAKEKLAPPYFVEIGHVLPAPLADDSRKEIEEQVCAALTALGLRLGLFHVELWLTPDGVVLGEVHARIGGGWIHRMLPHALPGLELYGLVYDDVLGRAPRLPAGPVRAAASRYFAPPPGRLVSVEGWEEVRGHPSVLHAELLVSPGEVIGSYRSGADRVGAVVVGADTPEEAAALARDLVGSVRFVTEPVPAPTGREPDAQVRVTLRSQPLSQSFRISHMTIRSVDIVRLMLTDPDGRVLGEGEIAADLGYGQDGPAIAAEAERLARTLAAQTPPAGPDAVAWLAGRLERAAADGTGAPARMLVEMAFLDRAARTAELPVWQLLSLPEPGRIELLHTVPIGAEIPADGRPLKIKLGGPDDEQILRALTGARGPLILDVNGGWDRAGWQRLRPLVAALAPAVLEDPAREPELVAEIRAALPGTRLVLDEGIDSLRLAERAVRTAGGVNVKLMRFGGLLPALAALTGAAELGGVRMLGCFLEPPRAIAYAAQLAGLCDWTDLDGHFWVAGDPAVGTYRLDSSAPGIPRIRYRDEQAGPAGEREGSRP is encoded by the coding sequence GTGACCACTGAGACCACCGCGGCCGGGAGGGCCGCCGAGGCAGCCGCACCGACCGCGGCGGCGCCGCGGGGAGAACGGCAGCCGAGCCTGCTCCTGGTCGGCGGAGCCGGGGGGATGACACTCAGCATCGACGTCGCCCTCGAGGCCCTGGACCAGGCACGCGCCCGCGGCCTGCGCACCCATGTCGTCAACCGGAACGACACCCTGGACGCCACCCGGGCGGTCGGGCAGCGGGCCGACGCCGTGTCCGCCGTCGACTTCACGGACGCGGCAGGCACCGCCGAGTGGGCCCGGCAGACCGCTCGGGACACGCCGTTCGACCTCGTGTTCGGGGTGCGGGAGATGGCCCAGCAGGCCGTCGCCGAGACGGCCGCCGCCCTCGGGGTGCCGGGAAACCCGCCAGACGCCGTCCGCCGGGTCCGCAGCAAGGACGCCTGCCGGGCGGCGCTCACCGCGGCCGGCTTCCGGCAGCCGGCCGTCGCGGTCTGCGCCGACGAACAGCAGGCGCGTGCCTTCCTCGCCCGCAGCAGCGGACCGTGGGTGGTCAAGCCGCGCGACGGCGCGGACAGCGCGGGCGTACGCAAGGTGACCCACGCCGATGAGCTGCCGGCCGCGCTGGCCGGGCTGCCCGAGCCGCACCGCTCCTTCCTCGTCGAGCAGTTCGTCGACGGCACCGAGTACAGCGTGGAGGGCGTCTTCCTGAACGGCACCCCGCACGTGCTGGCCGTCACCGCCAAGGAGAAGCTGGCGCCGCCGTACTTCGTCGAGATCGGGCACGTCCTGCCGGCCCCCCTCGCAGACGACAGCCGCAAGGAGATCGAGGAGCAGGTCTGCGCCGCGCTGACCGCGCTGGGACTGCGCCTCGGCCTGTTCCACGTCGAGCTCTGGCTCACCCCGGACGGGGTGGTCCTCGGCGAGGTGCACGCCCGCATCGGCGGCGGCTGGATCCACCGGATGCTGCCGCACGCCCTGCCCGGACTGGAGCTGTACGGGCTGGTGTACGACGATGTCCTCGGCCGCGCACCCCGGCTGCCCGCCGGACCGGTCCGTGCCGCCGCCTCCCGCTACTTCGCGCCGCCGCCCGGCCGGCTGGTCTCGGTCGAGGGATGGGAGGAGGTGCGCGGTCACCCGTCGGTGCTGCACGCCGAACTCCTCGTCTCCCCGGGTGAGGTCATCGGTTCCTACCGCAGCGGTGCGGACCGGGTGGGGGCCGTGGTCGTCGGGGCCGACACGCCCGAGGAAGCCGCGGCGCTCGCCCGCGACCTGGTCGGCTCCGTACGGTTCGTCACCGAGCCCGTGCCGGCGCCGACCGGCCGGGAACCGGACGCGCAGGTCCGCGTGACCTTGCGGTCGCAGCCGCTGAGCCAGTCCTTCCGGATCTCCCACATGACGATCCGCTCGGTCGACATCGTCCGGCTGATGCTCACGGACCCCGACGGCCGGGTGCTGGGCGAGGGCGAGATCGCCGCCGATCTCGGCTACGGTCAGGACGGCCCCGCCATCGCGGCAGAAGCCGAACGGCTCGCCCGCACCCTGGCGGCGCAGACTCCCCCGGCCGGCCCGGACGCGGTGGCGTGGCTCGCCGGGCGGCTGGAACGGGCCGCCGCCGACGGCACCGGCGCCCCCGCCCGCATGCTCGTGGAGATGGCCTTCCTCGACCGTGCGGCTCGCACCGCGGAGCTGCCGGTGTGGCAGCTGCTCTCCCTGCCCGAACCCGGCCGGATCGAACTGCTGCACACGGTGCCGATCGGTGCGGAGATACCTGCCGACGGCCGCCCCCTGAAGATCAAGCTGGGCGGGCCGGACGACGAGCAGATCCTGCGCGCCCTCACCGGGGCGCGCGGGCCGCTGATCCTGGACGTCAACGGCGGTTGGGACCGGGCCGGCTGGCAGCGCCTGCGCCCACTGGTCGCCGCACTCGCACCGGCCGTCCTGGAAGACCCGGCCCGGGAGCCGGAGCTCGTCGCCGAGATCCGCGCCGCCCTGCCCGGCACCAGACTCGTCCTCGACGAGGGGATCGACTCCCTGCGCCTGGCGGAGCGGGCGGTCCGCACCGCGGGCGGGGTCAACGTCAAGCTCATGCGTTTCGGCGGACTGCTGCCGGCACTGGCCGCTCTCACCGGCGCGGCCGAGCTGGGCGGGGTCAGGATGCTCGGCTGCTTCCTCGAACCGCCGCGGGCCATCGCCTACGCGGCGCAGCTCGCGGGGCTGTGCGACTGGACCGATCTGGACGGACACTTCTGGGTCGCCGGCGACCCGGCCGTGGGGACCTACCGCTTGGACAGCAGTGCCCCGGGCATTCCGCGCATCCGCTACCGGGACGAGCAGGCCGGACCGGCCGGTGAGCGGGAAGGAAGCCGGCCGTGA